The genomic region CAGGCAACCAAGGCGCTTGTGGCATCCTCGTAAGTCCACTCGTATAATGAAATTGCCTCGGTGGAATAATCATTACTGGGCTCACCATTCCGGAGGAAATCGGCCAGGACCGCATGTGCTACAAATTGTGGGCGGGGTTGAAGGCTGGGGGTGACCATCATGATCTCAGCTTCGGTTGCGCGCACGAAGCCCCACATATTGACCGAGCGAATGCGCGGGTGAAGTTTTGCGATTAGAGTTAGCCAGTTCCGCACGAGCGTCTTTGCTCCATCAATTTCGCCATAGCGTCGTGCTTCACCTTCGAAGGGGGATCGTTGTGTGGCCTGCTCTTCGGACCAGACTGATTTGTCGGTGTCGCCATGCTTGTCGAACTCTTTGAGTGCGTTTTGCATGACCTTTAGCATGCCGGAATACGCATTGATGATGGTTCCGTCGAACCTGCCGTTTGCGGGTGATTGGTAGAGGCGCTTGATGGTTTTGGCTTCGAGGTCAGTGGCTATATTCCCGGTTAATACCAGTTGGTCCGGATCGATGGATTTGATGCCGTCATACTGGCTCGCTAGAATCGTGTCATATTCCAGATCTCCCCATCCGTCACGGTAGAATGGGTTTGAATTCGCTTGTTCAATGCCCCAGTTCCCGTAAGCGATCGCCTTGCCTTTCAAGGCTTCAGCGATGGTGCGACCAGCTGTTTTGTAGGCTTCGGGATCGATCGGTTGGTGAACCCTTGGCATCAGCTGCACGACGCAATCCAAGCCGATGGAGCGATACCAATCGATTTCAGGTAAAACCTTGGCGATCCTTTGTTTCAAGTCTTCCTCCGTCGGCGCATAATACAGGCGAACCCAAGTGAGTCCGAATCCGCCGATTTGTAGCATTGTTTCGAGTTCTTGTTCGTAGGCATTGCCATTGCCGTGGATCGGGATGAGTAGTGTCGTGGCTAAGATCGGGACGGGAGTTTCGGGCTTCTCAAATTCAGGAATAAGACCAAAGCGCCCGTGTGTTTTGCCGATAACAACATCGCCATCCAAGAGTTCAGCTTGGGCGTAGTAGGCTCCAAATCTGCCGGGTGCCGGAATGTTGACATGGACTTCTGTCGTGCTGCTCCCTTCAACATGAATGCCGCGCTTCTCAATTGCCGGCCACTCCTTACCCCAAGGATCATAGATGGTTACACGCAGGCCGATCTCGCGTTGCTCACCCAGCAAATTATGGAGCGAGAATTTAGCATCAATATCCTTGCTCGGGTCCCGGTAGATATTTCCGGGTGCACTGTTCAGTAACTTGCCCCAAAGGTTTTCATACGCGACACTCTTGTTCGGGCTCGGGAGAAAGGGAGGTGCGATTTCTTTATGGGCCGAGACGAACCAATCCCGGTATTGATTGGTATTGCCAATGATTTGTGCTTCTTTCGCGTCGTTCGCCGCTTCAGGGGAGATTGGCCACACGGCAATGTTATCCGCATAGGTGCGCCCCCAACCGCCTTTGTCTGCGGCTAATTCCTGTCCAAATCGAACCCGGAAAAAGCGTGCCTGATCCGGTGCAGTATAGGGGAGGGTTGCGTAGTAGGACCATTTGCCGGCAGGGATCGTATTCATGCCCGTCCGAGGTGACGTATTCGGAGTCAAGGCCTTGCCGTTCTGGTCGTAAAAAATAATTTCAAGCGGACCGGTCCAAGCCCCTGTGGTCGCCTTGCCCGGACGTATCCATGCGCCACATATATAATCTGAGCCGGGCTTGCACTCGACCGGATCTGAGAGCCAATAGCCGTCGACCGGGTTACGCCCATACCATGAATTCCGAGGGGAAAGCGGTGGGTCGATTGAGACATTCAACAGAGCACCCTTACCTGTATAGGTAAGGTCCTGACTCCAGACTCCTTTGCCACGACCGATTGAAAACTCGGGTCGACCATTGGCATAGAGCTTCTCCAGTTCTTCTTCGGTCCAATCTTCCTTTGAACTCCCCACATAAGTCCAGTTCGCCGGCTTGCCATTTCCACCAAGTTCGATGTCCCCGTTGGGAAGGAGGTTTTCTGCGTATTGGATGCTCGGGTCAGGGCCGGGGTGTTGCAGCTCGATGATCACTTGTTCCTCGGCAGCGACTTCATTGATTGCGAGCGATAAGTCGTCGAACCAAGCCGTTCCCAGCGTATATAGCATGCCGGCAGTCAGTCTGGCGCTGACTGCCTCTCGTGGTGCCTGAGCCATTGGTGTTTTTACGGCCGTCCAGTCTTGATTCGACTCGACCGCAGCAGACCTGATTGAGTTGCCTAATGGTTGATTATGACGATCCAAAAATTGAATTTCGAGGGCGCCCCCGGGAAGAAATCCATTTGCGTTTATCGTGCCGGTTTTTATGTATCCACTGAAGCTGTATTCGCGGTCTGCGCGCACGGGTATTACAATACTCCAGCCAGTAAAGGGGCCGTCTGGTGCGTCACTCACTTTGACTGAGTTTGAGCCCGAGCGAGCTACGTTCATATCGATTGAGGTCCGAGCAGAACCGTAAGGCTGCCAGTGCTCCGGTTGGTTCTTTCCGGTCAAATTCTCAAAGCTGCTGTTGGATAGACTCGGGTCCAACGGGCGTATGCTGACTTTACGGACCCAGGCAGTCGCCGGCGCATCCGCAATTTTGTTGGTGAGGGCAATCCGGGCAACGCCCTGATCCACACCTTCAGGCACTTGAAAGTTGTATTTGAAAGTGGCGAGCCGGTTTGCGGTGATCCAGCTTTGAGAGTTGTTGCTTGTTTGTATCCGCTGGGCCTTTAGAAACTTTCCATTGTTGGACATGAACAAATCCAGCACGAGCGATGCATACTTGCTTCGATCAACCGATTGTGCGTGCAGGCCTTTTGCCTGATATTCGATCGACATTTCGTAGTCGTAACCCGGCAACAGCGGGAAGGGGGCGGACACTGCGAGGCCATAAGCCTGACCGCTTGAGTCGGACTCAAGCTTAAGGGCCGGTTGTTCCTCGATTTTCTCCAGACTAATACTGACGCCTTGGGGGGCCAGTTGTCCGGATTCTTCTGAGATTTCATTTCCCGATTTTATGTTGCCGATTTGCCACGACGATAAGCAGCCTCCACGCATCTCTGTGAAATCAGCATTCGGGACCAAATCCGAAAAGACCTTCGGAGTGGTGCCAATGCAGGCTGCTGAAAGCAGAAGATAGATGGATAGGGGATGCTTCATGTGGGTTTCGTCAACAACGATGATCTCGACCTGTATTATACGGATCTATCAAGGTTTGAGGGGAAAATTAATGCGGTTATTCTTTTGACAATTGAGAGTAAAAGACAGTAAACAATTCGCTTTCAAGTTATTTTTCCACTTTCTGAGGGGCCGCCACTCGCGGCTTTGAACAGTTCACGAATGTCAAAGTCATTATCCCAGTCATATCAAAATCCTTTATTCGGGGAGATTGCATTCCGAAGTCAGTCTTACCTGAAAGCAGCTGCCCGTGTGGCTGAATTGTGGTTTAGCGAATCCGGAGAGTGGCAAATGTCCTCGACGCCTCTACTGACCAGAGAACGTTTCTGGATATGCTTCGCGTTGTTTAGCGAAGGGAACCGAGAACTTGCGAATGCTGTGATTCGGTCGAGTAAGCTTGTGCGTGATGAGTATGACTTCCGGTCGACCTATAATATTTTCAACACCAATATTGCTACGGTCTTACTCCGATCTCATCGCGAATCGATGGATCCGGATGTCATCAGTCTTTTGGAAGAGCTCGTCTGTGATGGCTTTGCAACCTGGGCGGGTAACCGTGCCCCGGATTACCAATTTCATGGCTTCAATGACAACATGCCGGCAAAGGCTCTTCTTGGCTTAATTCTAGGGGGTGAAATGTTGGGGAATTCAGCGGCGGTGGAGCACGGGCTGTGGAGCTTGCGCCAGATGGCGGCTCAACTGTCACGAAGAGGGGTAAATAGCGAATTTAACTCACCGACCTACACCCCGCTGACGTTGCATGCCTTTGCTGAGGTGGCCGAGCATGCAGAGAATGAAGAAGCACGTGAATTGGCTGCCGCCGTGGAAACTCGTTTGTGGTGGGATCTTGCGGCACGTTTTCATCCGGAGACTGGTATGCTGGCCGGACCTTACTCGCGGGCATATACTGTGGACGTGCTGGGGCAGGTAACGGGTATGTCTTCTCTCTTGTGGTTCGTGCTCGGAGATTTATCACGAATGTCGCCAATGAAGTTTTTCGAGCCAGATAGTAAACTGGTGATCCACCATTGCGGCAATCTACCCTTCAATATTTCGCAGATGTGCTGGTTTGCTGCGGGGGAGTATCATTTGAGTGAGACCTGTGAGGAGTTGTTTCGCCGTAAGAACTATCCATTTCATGCTGTGGCGACCGCGGAGGTGGGTGCATCGACTGTGAGTATGTCGACGGCGGTGCGGGTGGAAACTTATCTCAATGCCGATTTCTCGGTCGGGTCATCAAGTGTCCCCTTCTTGAATGGAGTTCAGTCGTCACCGTATTTTGTGACTTACCGGCGGAATGAGCATCTCTGCGATGTATCCGATGTGGGCACTGTTTTCAGCAAGATGCTGCTGAACGACGCGGTTCCCGGCGAGATACTACTTGAAAGTGAGGACGGCGATAACCGCGGAGAACAGTCGAACTTGGCATCCTGTGCAAATACGCAAACGCTACAGTCTGAGGATACCGTGATCGTCTTGACCCGTCCGCATGCGGCCTCTGCCAATCCTGAAGATCGTTCGGAGATAACTCGTATTCGTGAGTTGGTTCTTTTCCCCTCGAGCTTTTCTGGAGCAGATGAAATACAGGTTGGAGCGCATGGAGTTCGAGAGCATTGGTCCGGTGAGGTTTCGAGAGGGCAGTGGATCGGTTGCCGCCGCGGGCGTTTACTGATTGCGATCCGCCCGTTGGTTTATACGAGAACGCTCGGAACGCCCCGGATTTCTTTGGAGGAGGAGAACGGCTACCAGTATATCTGCACTAGTTTCTACGATGACGTCTCGCGGGAATTCCGTGAATCTGATCTGGCTGACATTTATGGTGGTTTCATCGCAGAGCATGCGAGTGTCGACCAATACAACTCTCTGGAAGCCTTTGTCCAAGACCTTGAGCGTTCCGTGATTGAGGATTACTTTTGGACGACTCGAAGAGTGCGTTATACTCGCCCTTTGAGCGATATGAAGCCGGAATTGGAAATGGAAATCTCATGGACGCCTGGAGCGCCGATGCCGCGTTTCGCAGAGATCAACCGTCAATTAGTGGATTGGTCGCAGTGGAAAGCCAGTGCGCCTGCACCATCGGTAGAAGAGCTTCCTTTGCTCGGGAAAACACGTGGTCGTGTCCCCACCTATTTCCCCTGGGAGCATCTGAAGTGTGTGCAGGCCGATTGGCCTTGGGCGATTGGCGATACGGGAAGGTAATTCATGAGCAAATCGATGGTTGAAGTGCGGGATCCAGTTGGAACACTTCCGGAACCCACATTTTCCAATGTCTCATATGGGGACACGGAACGTCAGGTGATGGATGTGTGGTTGGCGAAATCAGACCGTCCGACGCCTGTGGTGGTTTATTTTCACGGTGGCGGTTGGCTGACCGGTGACAAAAGCAAGGTTGCTTTGTCGGGCGAGGTCCAAGACCTTCTGGATGCGGGTATCTCATTTGTCTCCGCGAATTATCGCTTTATCCAACAGAGTATCCGAACGGGGGATACATTTGTGGAGCCGGTTGTGGATGCGGAGCGCGTTGCCCGGGAAGCGCCGCCGGTGAGTGTGCCGATCGGGGATGCGGCACGTGTGGTTCAATTTGTGCGGAGTCAGGCTGAAAGTTGGAATTTGGATAAAGCGCGTTTAGCGGTTTCCGGCAATTCCGCCGGAGCCTGTTCCTCTCTCTGGTTGGCTTTTCACTCGGACTTGGAGGATCCGCTTGCTTCGGACGCGATTGCACGGGAGTCAACACGACCTTGCTGCGTTGCAGCGATGTGTGTGCAGACAACTCTGGACCCGAGGCAGATGCGGAAATTTATCCCGAACATCGTATATGGCGGCCATGCCTTTGGTTTTACCTGGGACCCAGAGAATCATGGATATGAATTTGAGCGCTTCAGTGCTTCACGTGATATCGTGCTCCCCTGGGTTGAGGCTTACTCTCCATATGCCTTGCTGGATGAATCGGCACCTCCCGTTTACATGGAATACACCGGTGGGGCCCCGAATTGTGCATCGGATGAAAAAGACCCGAACCACTCCGCTAATTTTGGAGTGCTCATTCAACCTCGCTTGGATGAACTCGGGATCGAATACGAATTTGTCTATCCGGGAATCGAGCAACGGAAATACGCGAATGCGGTCGATTACTTAATCGATCGTTTGTCCTAAGGCCAAGTTATCATCTTCATCATGCAGATGAAGAGCGGGTTCCATCGGCATCGAGACAGTCCGGCTGGAATGGGAAAACCGATGGGCGATAGCGCCGTTCGCCCCCGTAGTAGTCTTTCGTCCGGCTTGTGGATCGCCATGAACGGTTGGCCCAGTCTGCACTGCGAAACGGATCCCGGATGCGGTCCATTTCGGCAAGCAATTGATCGTGCAACTCGTCACGCTTTTGTTGATGTTGATCGGCCTCAATTAGGTTGAGGGTTTCGCTCTTGGATTCTTCGCGCAGATAGAATTCATCGGTATCCACTAAATTGATCACCAATTTCTCATTTTGAGTGATCAAGCAACGCACCGGGTAAAATCCACCCCAGCCATCATGATTCAGGGCGAAGCGTGTGTGGCTCAACATGAGGCTCTCTCGACCCTTTGTTTGAGGCTGGTGTAACTGTTTGAGAAAGCTTTGCCCCTGAAGCATCCCCGGAATTGGCTGTTGGCTCAATTCCAAGAGTGTCGGAATCAGATCCAGATGGCTGACGAGCTGATTGCAGTGTGTTCCTGTCGCGCCTCCGGGCATACGCACGATAAAGGGGATGCGCGCGACCTCTTCATACATCATCGGCCCTTTTTGGCGGAGGCCGTGGCTGCGTTGCATATCGCCATGATCCGAGGTGTAGATGACGATGGTATCGTCGGCATGATCCTGGTCGATGGCATCTAGTATGCGTCCAATTTCCCGGTCCACATATTGATTGCAGGCGTAGTGGCGACGCAGGCTTTCTCGGTGTTCGGATTCTGAAAGCTGTGGCACCTGTTTGCCGTGTGTTTGTTGGAGCTCGGGTTTGCCATCGAGCGAAGCCTGAAAGTTCTCTGGAACCGGGATTTGCTGACTGTCGTATGTTTCCCATTCGCCGGGCGGACAAACGTAGGGCCCATGTGGTTCATCGAAAGATGCGACAAAAAGAAAGGGCTGCGAACTATCGATCTGTTGCTTGAGGAAATCGATTGCGCGGTCAGCGACTTGCTTGCCCCAGACATCGTTCTTCGTGAAGCCGCCGGCGCGGAGTTCGTCGGACGTTTTCGCTTTGAGATAAGTGTGGAATTTATCAGGACCTAGAAAGTCCGCGTAGTTCTTGCCGTCGAACCACCAGTCTTGCGGAAATCCGCCGCCGGCGATGCCATCGCCGAAATAGGCCGTGCCATCGAGATGCCATTTTCCGCTATAACCACAACGATATCCAGCTTCGGAAAAGATCGTGCCCATGAGCGGGAAGTTGAGGCCGGGTGCCATGCTGTTGGCCCATGCTCCGTTGATTGGAGGATGAATGCCTGAGAAGAGGGCGGAGCGTGCCGGCGTGCAAAGTGGACAGGTGGTATAGGCGCGGTCGAAGCGAATGCCTTCGGATGCCAGTCGGTCAATGTGCGGTGTGCCGACCTTCGGATTGCCGGAATAGCAGCCCACCATGTGGGTGGGCTGCGTATCGGTCATAATGAGGACGATATTCATCCTATGTTACATTAAGTGTAGTGCAGCTGCGCAGTTGCGGTGCAGTCAGTATCGGCGATGAGTCGAACCCAGTGTGCACTAAAGCCTTCCGGGAAAACGTGTGGTTGGTAGCTGTTTGCCGGGACCTCAATCGTGGTATAGCTTTCAAACTCACCACAGCCGAGGAAGTCGACTTCGACGGTGAAGGTCACAGTTTTCTCGGATTCATTCTTCAAGTGGAGCGACTTTTTGTCGAAGCCTGTCATGAGATACGGGTCCGACGGCTCTCCGCCCTTCACTGCATCCTTCCACCAGGGGCCACCCCAGCCCTTGGCTTTGCCGAGATTCCATAGGTCGTCGGTTTTGCCGAACCAGAGTCCGGATTGCGGTTCCGCGCACTGCAGGTTGCCACCGGCTTCATGGCTGGTGTTGTCGGCACCGACGATGAACATGCCGTTCCACGAACAGAAGTCACTATGCACCCAGAGGTGGGTTGAGATTGGTCGGATACCCCACACACGGTTGCCGTAGGCCCAGGGAGAAATTTCATACCACATGCCGTGGTGGTCCATCATGAGGCGTTCGTGTTCAGTTGAACGGATACGTGGCCATTCCGTTTGCCATTTGTGCTCGAAGCAGTGGGAGGCCTTGGGGAGGCGATAGGTGGTCCATTTTCCATCACCGCCAGTGAAAACCTTGAGGATGGCTGAGGCGCGATCCCAGCCGTTGGCAAAGATGGTGCCGCCGAAGTGGGCGATTCCATTGACACAGACGAAAGGCTTGCGCTCTAGAACGGTCCATTTCTCGCCGTCGTATTCCGCTAGGGTGCCTTCCTTGCGTTTCCCGAGGAAGTCGTCCTCGTTGTAGTCGTTATTGGTAATGACCAGACGACCCTGCGCTGTGTAGCAATCTTTGTAGTGGCAGGAGCCCTCACCTGGTGTTTCCAGTGTCTTGGTCAGGTCGAAGAGAAGCTTAGTCTCGAGCGTATGAACATTGAGCTCAAAGAGTTCGCCTTCCATTCCAAGCATGTAGACCAGATTCTTCGGATCCGTCAGGTGAGAGGCGGTGCCACAGAGGCGGATATCGATGAGCTCCTTCACTGTGCGGACATTATGGTCGGTGTCGACGATGTGTGGTCCGATGATCAGTTGATTGGAAGGATGGTGGACAAAGCGATTGGCATAGGTGCCGTCTACACCAGCCGGATGCTTGGTCATTTCATAATTCTCATCGATCACGCGAAGTCCCGTGCCAGTGCCGGTTTCTTTGCGGTGCGAAGAATAATTGACGATGTAGAGCTTGCGTTGCCAGGGCATCAAACAGCCGATGCCGATCTCGCTGCGGGGTGGCCCAAAGTCAGCAACTTGGGCAAAAGACGGGACGACACCGGAAACATTGGGGGGGAGTTTTGCATTCATGTGCTTGAGAATGCCGGCCTTATCTTCCTTGCCAATCTTGTCGAAATGTTCACATTAACATTTTAACGGATTTTATGGATCATTCTACACAACGTCGGCCGACCTTGATGGATGTCGCTCGATCTGCGGGCGTGAGTCATATGACTGTGTCACGTGTGGTTCGGGGCACGCATCACGTTCGTCCTGCAACCGTTCAGCGGGTTGAGCAGGCGATTCAAGAGCTTGGTTACAAGCCGGATCCCACCATGTCTGCTTTGGCTGCCTATCGGATGCAGGGTAAAAATACCAAGGGGGAAGCGAATTTGGCTTTTTTGGACCGAGACGAAAGTCCTTACAGTGCCTTGGTGTATCAAGGCCTAGTGGATGAGGCGAAACTGCACGGATACTCTGTGGAACGGCATGTCTTGATCGATGATGGCAAGGCGCAAAAACAGCTCGCCCGAGTTCTGGTGAGTCGTGGTGTGCGTGGTTTGCTCTTCGGCCCGTCGAATGTGGAGTGGAGTTATACAGGATGGGATTGGGATGAGTTTGCCATGGTTTCCTTGGGGGCGCTGACGCACAACCCGGTGATGCACTCCGTTTGCATTCATTACTTCGAAGCGGCTTATAACGCCTGCCGCATGGCATTGGACGCTGGCGCACAACGAGTAGGCTTTGCGGTGGAACCTCGTTTAGAGAAACGCACAGGCCACCAATGGTTAGGCGGCTATACGGCGGCTTTAGCGGCTCAAGGTCTACATATATATCTTGGGAGTTGGCCATTAGCTGGGCCTTTCAAGAAATGGTGTCGAAGCCATCAGTTGGATGCGATCCTGTGCGTGAATCCTCAATTGCTCGATGCCTGGCCGGGGGATCACTCATCTGTCTACTTATTGAACGATGGTGGAATGAAAGCGTCTCAGACGATGAATCGTTACTATCTCGATCCCCGGCAGATCGGGGTCGAAGGGGTGCGTTTCTTACATCACCTGCTTTTACGTCGCGAGTATGGTTTACCGAAAGAGTCAAAGGCTACGGTTCTAAACGGGACTTGGTATCGCTCCGCATCATGAATAGAGCTTGATCGAAAGCTCGGTTGCTTATGTCAACGGCTAAAGGTTTATAGTCTTACGATATTGGCTTTCGGGAGGGCAGTGTGCTACCTTCGATCCAGACGCCGTCGATCAGGACCCGGCGAGGACACGTGGGGAGGCCGAGTTGATTGTTAGTGATTCGTGAGACCACGAGTTCGCAGACAGTGCCGCCGACTTGCACATTGTTTTCGTCGATGCCTGTGAAGTCGGAATCCGGTGGACGGTTGAGACAGACGAGCCCAATATCATCGGGCGCAGAGAGATTCATTGCTTCCAGCCACTGTATTTCCTCGCCTAGGAGTGTGATGAGGGCGTCGGGTTTCCAACGCTGATACCAGTTTTGAAAGCGAGTGACCTCCGTGTCATGAATGGTTCCGGTGAAGACTGGGATTTGCCGTGACTTAGGCTGTCGGAAGTTGCAGGCGAGGTAGGCGGCGAGCCAGGAGTTGTCGTAGCCGTCACGGGCATGCAGCGAGTGCTGGGGCAGGCAGATGCCAATGCGTGTATAGCCTCGCTTGAGTAGTTCGTTGTAGGCGCGGGTGGTATTGCGTTGGTGATCACTGGATGCCCGATCAATGGGAAGTTGGCAGGAGACATCGCTGACCGTGGCAGCGGCGTAGCGGTCCCATGTCAATTGGGGCAGGGTGCTCGGATTTTCGCCAGAGTAGGCGAGGATCAGGCCGGTAATCCCACGAGAGTAAAGAATGCGGTCCAACTCTCGACTTTCACTTAGTTTGCTTGGTAGTGGAAAGATTTCTGTGCGGTAGCCGTATTCAAGTGCCTGTTCTTGATGTCCCAGATAGAGACGTTGAATCGTGGAATTTTTAGGAGATCGTTTGAGATTATTTCCTGCGAGTATGGCAATCGTGCTATGTGCTTCCGGTTTACGCCCTTGTCGGATTTGCTCCATCAAAGAGCTGACCTGTGGGTTGGGGCGGTAGCCTGACAACCGAGCGCCTTCCCAGACCCGCTCGCGCGTTTCTCGAGGGATCGATGGATGGTTTCGCAGCGCACGGGAAACCGTTGTTTGCGAGAGTCCCAGCTGGGCAGCCAATGCACGTTGGTTAGGCATGATTAGACGAAAATTTAGGAATCAAAGAAGCAAAATGTCAATGATTACGCATCGTGAGTCATAGAGTGATCGTCGACAGATGATCTGGATTTGGGCAAATTTTTATCCGTCACATTAAACTCCTGTTATCCACTTTTATAGTATGAACGATATGCTTAAGACATCTTTGCAAGAAACGAACAAGGACCCGATCGAGGCACTGATTCAGTCTATGAGCTTGCGCGAAAAAATCGGGCAGACGGTGCAACTCGGACTGAATTCGCGCTTTTACCAAGGAGAAGCATTGGAGGAGTATCTCGCGGAATACCCAGTGGGTAGCGTGTTCTGCGGTGGGGAAATCATTACCCATGCCGAGGGCAAGGCCGCGACCTTACGCGAACAGCTCGCGCGTGTGCAGCGTGCCAGTAAGTTCCCATTGTTGGTCGCGGGTGACCTGGAAGCTGGAGCAGGACAAGCGGTCGCCGATAAGACGCGCTTTCCCATGCTGATGTCGTTGGCTGCCTGTGATGACGAATCAATGGCGTATGAGTATGGTAAATACACGGCCTTGGAAGGGCGCGAAGCCGGATTTAACTGGACCTTTGCTCCGGTGGTGGATGTGCAAAAGAATTGGTTGAATCCGATCGTAACGAATCGTGGTATGGGAGATGATGCCGGGCGTGTTGCGAGGCTTGCGGGAGCTGTCATTCAAGGGATGCAGGATCACGGGCTGGCCGCGTGCGCCAAGCACTTTCCCGGTGATGGAGTCGATTTCCGGGATCAGCATTTGACGACATCGGTCAATTCACTGACTGAGTGCGAATGGTGGGCGCAGCATGGAGGCGTTTTTCAATCAGTCATTGATCGCGGTGTGCAGACGATCATGCCCGGGCACATTGCGCTGCCTTGGTGTGATCCGGTGCGTGCCAAGTCGGGGCGTCCGCGTCCGGCGACATTATCGGAACCGATTCTGACTCAGCTCCTGCGCGAGCGCATGGGCTTTGACGGTGTGCTGGTGACGGATGCCTTGATCATGGCTGGATTTGTCGCCTGGGCACCGCGTGAGGAGCGTCTGCTCGAAGCCTTCATTGCGGGCAATGATGTCATGCTCTGGCCTGAAAAGGATTATTATGGACTGATGGAGCGCGCGATCGACTCAGGCCGCGTGAGCATGGAGCGATTGGATGCCAGTGTGCGTCGGATTCTTAAACTGAAGCAGAAGCTTGGCCTGCTTGATTTGCCTGATGCTTCACAGCAGTTCGCACCGATTGTGGAAGATCCGATTGTTCGTGAAAAAGCCGTTGAATTATCGAGTCGTGTCGCGGATCAGAGTATCACCTTGGTGCGAAACCGTGAAAATTTGCTGCCGCTCGATGCCGGCAAGGTGAGAACGGTTCTTCTGCACAGCGCGATCCCGGAGCATGTGTACGACAAGCACATCGATGCATTGGCTGAAAAGCTGGAAGCGCGTGGGTTGGAGGTGACCCGCCACAAGAACGGGAACTGCCTCGACGTGAACAAAATGGAGCAGGCCGGTCAGACTTGGGATGTCTACCTCGTTGTCTATTCGCTGCAGATCCACCAGATGAAGAATGCAGTGCGCCCTGTAGGAGAACTCGGCGAGGTGCAATGGGCTCAACAATATGCCGAGACCATGAAGCCGATCACAATATCGCTCAACACCGCCTACCTGACTTTCGATAACCCCTATCTGGATACGCTGGTCAACGCCTATAATACGCATCCAACCACGATCGATGCGCTCGACCGCGCGCTCTTCGGGGAGATCCCCTTCAATGGGCAATCACCGGTTGAGCTGGACCCGATACCGGAGCGCACCGGATACTTGGGGTGACGCAGGCTTTTGATCAAAGACGAACCTGTTTGCACCAGTTCTGGCAAGCATTCATCAGAATGCCGACATCGACCGAATAGCAGAGGTAGTGGATCCCCATCGCTCTGTATTTTCGGGTGGTTTCGGCGGATTCGACAAAAGTGCCGACTGGAATGTTCTTCCTTGAGCATTTTTCGACCACTGATTTGAGTGCTTCCAGCACTTCCGGCGCTTCGGTTTTGCCGGTCATGCCTAAAGATTGTGACAGGTCGTAAACGCCGACGAAAATCATGTCCACACCTTGGACCTCAATGATTGTA from Coraliomargarita parva harbors:
- a CDS encoding sugar-binding protein gives rise to the protein MKHPLSIYLLLSAACIGTTPKVFSDLVPNADFTEMRGGCLSSWQIGNIKSGNEISEESGQLAPQGVSISLEKIEEQPALKLESDSSGQAYGLAVSAPFPLLPGYDYEMSIEYQAKGLHAQSVDRSKYASLVLDLFMSNNGKFLKAQRIQTSNNSQSWITANRLATFKYNFQVPEGVDQGVARIALTNKIADAPATAWVRKVSIRPLDPSLSNSSFENLTGKNQPEHWQPYGSARTSIDMNVARSGSNSVKVSDAPDGPFTGWSIVIPVRADREYSFSGYIKTGTINANGFLPGGALEIQFLDRHNQPLGNSIRSAAVESNQDWTAVKTPMAQAPREAVSARLTAGMLYTLGTAWFDDLSLAINEVAAEEQVIIELQHPGPDPSIQYAENLLPNGDIELGGNGKPANWTYVGSSKEDWTEEELEKLYANGRPEFSIGRGKGVWSQDLTYTGKGALLNVSIDPPLSPRNSWYGRNPVDGYWLSDPVECKPGSDYICGAWIRPGKATTGAWTGPLEIIFYDQNGKALTPNTSPRTGMNTIPAGKWSYYATLPYTAPDQARFFRVRFGQELAADKGGWGRTYADNIAVWPISPEAANDAKEAQIIGNTNQYRDWFVSAHKEIAPPFLPSPNKSVAYENLWGKLLNSAPGNIYRDPSKDIDAKFSLHNLLGEQREIGLRVTIYDPWGKEWPAIEKRGIHVEGSSTTEVHVNIPAPGRFGAYYAQAELLDGDVVIGKTHGRFGLIPEFEKPETPVPILATTLLIPIHGNGNAYEQELETMLQIGGFGLTWVRLYYAPTEEDLKQRIAKVLPEIDWYRSIGLDCVVQLMPRVHQPIDPEAYKTAGRTIAEALKGKAIAYGNWGIEQANSNPFYRDGWGDLEYDTILASQYDGIKSIDPDQLVLTGNIATDLEAKTIKRLYQSPANGRFDGTIINAYSGMLKVMQNALKEFDKHGDTDKSVWSEEQATQRSPFEGEARRYGEIDGAKTLVRNWLTLIAKLHPRIRSVNMWGFVRATEAEIMMVTPSLQPRPQFVAHAVLADFLRNGEPSNDYSTEAISLYEWTYEDATSALVAWSNAGEKSITLSTENKEVTVTDIMGNSTSHKTHHGEITLKLTGSPIFITNGGPMEPSHRLTAMLQRNDTVLGQPSVLLKLRNNTGHVFDGTVSWKGDLVDTKSDDIQIEPHGQFQIEKRVMTNLPQGKTSVIKAEIRTPAGTYYAQSGAFNFGQAVHVAQPPAMDGTWKDWTSAQVLPFGVNQDEIVVYPKRLPDVTYRGKNDIVGNLRLLWDDNYLYLGVEALDDRHVAQPERNQSGFMGDSIEFGIQPDDIRKADAPYWEFEAYLPGDDAKGPMINRRHPTPAIADISWKASIEPTGNNGDMTYQIAIPWKDIGIDDAKAGKTFSMAVVLNDADRADRLSGSRKRIRWFSGIDVEKDPTHFGQIQLVQPN
- a CDS encoding alpha/beta hydrolase; protein product: MSKSMVEVRDPVGTLPEPTFSNVSYGDTERQVMDVWLAKSDRPTPVVVYFHGGGWLTGDKSKVALSGEVQDLLDAGISFVSANYRFIQQSIRTGDTFVEPVVDAERVAREAPPVSVPIGDAARVVQFVRSQAESWNLDKARLAVSGNSAGACSSLWLAFHSDLEDPLASDAIARESTRPCCVAAMCVQTTLDPRQMRKFIPNIVYGGHAFGFTWDPENHGYEFERFSASRDIVLPWVEAYSPYALLDESAPPVYMEYTGGAPNCASDEKDPNHSANFGVLIQPRLDELGIEYEFVYPGIEQRKYANAVDYLIDRLS
- a CDS encoding sulfatase-like hydrolase/transferase, yielding MNIVLIMTDTQPTHMVGCYSGNPKVGTPHIDRLASEGIRFDRAYTTCPLCTPARSALFSGIHPPINGAWANSMAPGLNFPLMGTIFSEAGYRCGYSGKWHLDGTAYFGDGIAGGGFPQDWWFDGKNYADFLGPDKFHTYLKAKTSDELRAGGFTKNDVWGKQVADRAIDFLKQQIDSSQPFLFVASFDEPHGPYVCPPGEWETYDSQQIPVPENFQASLDGKPELQQTHGKQVPQLSESEHRESLRRHYACNQYVDREIGRILDAIDQDHADDTIVIYTSDHGDMQRSHGLRQKGPMMYEEVARIPFIVRMPGGATGTHCNQLVSHLDLIPTLLELSQQPIPGMLQGQSFLKQLHQPQTKGRESLMLSHTRFALNHDGWGGFYPVRCLITQNEKLVINLVDTDEFYLREESKSETLNLIEADQHQQKRDELHDQLLAEMDRIRDPFRSADWANRSWRSTSRTKDYYGGERRYRPSVFPFQPDCLDADGTRSSSA